The following is a genomic window from Phaseolus vulgaris cultivar G19833 chromosome 6, P. vulgaris v2.0, whole genome shotgun sequence.
TGTTGCCGTACTTGGCCACGCAGTACGCGTTCGTGCTGCTTTTACCGTTTACTGTCTTCATGGATACCAAGTTCTTGCAACCGATGATGCCGAGCTCGCACGTGCCCACCGGAGCCTTCCACAGCTGCCTTGCCGTGGGGCGGTAGTCGCTGCACAAGTTCACTGCCTCATCCATCACGTGATACCCACCGTCGAAGCACAACCGCAGATGCACCCTGGGCTTGTTCTCCTCTTTCTCGTTGGGGTTGTCGAACGTGAACCACCGCGACTGGACAATCCGGTCATCCACCCTTCTCTCTATGGCGTGGAGAGGTATTCTGAGCACCCCCATTGTAGCCGGCGCGACCGATTGGCGGTTTTCCAAAGTTAACTCGAGGTGGTCGCTGACTGGCTCTGTCACCACGAATATGAAATCTTCGGTGTTCCATGAAACGTTGCCGGTTCGAGTGAGCACCGTTTTGGATTTGAGCACCTGGAATCCGAGTTTGGCCTTTACTTGAAAACAAGCTTCCTTGGGGGAGTTGAAGGGCAGCGAGAGAAGATCTTGAGCCTCGAGAAGAGTGGCGCGGAGGTACCACAGTTTGGGCGACTGATAAACTTTGGCTCTGGAGTTCACGTTTGCGAAGGTGTCGCTCTTCCACGCGTCGGGGAAGGACTCGTCAGCCTGTGTTCCCATCCACGTGGCAATCATGAGATCTCCGTGGAGGGCCCCACCGCCTTCCAGTCTGTACCACTGTGGGGCCAAAGGGCTGTCCGGTGGATCCCGCACCGGAATCTCATTGACGTCGAAACACACTCCTCCTAGCAAAGCTTGAGACGCGGGTGGGTCCCACACGGAAACTTCCAGCACCGAAGAGGTGGAATCCGGTGCGTTGCGTGCGAAGGCGAACGTCTGGTTCCATTCGAAGACCGTGGTCTTGCGCGCGGGCCTTGAGGTCACCTCGTGCTGCCCCGAAACAGCGATCTTCGCGACGGGGTTGCCGTTGGTGGGAAGATACCGCGCTTTCACCACGTGCACGAAGAGGTAGTGCATCTTCTCTACCAGATCAAACGACGACCGTTCCATCAACATGCTGATCTCACTCGACGCCTCTGATGCTGCGAAACTCCCCGCTGAAGTAGACCTTCTCATCGCCGGAGGTGGAGGAGTGTTGCTTCCGCCGAACCTTATTTCGGAATTTGACCTCGACACAGACGCTGCCTTCACGTCCAAATCCACGTCTGCTGGTAACGGATTCACCTGGTCTCCATCTTCTGATTGTTCAGGCTTCTGCTCTGGTTCTGCTTCTCGTTCAGGTACGGTTGGATCTGTTGGAGGTTCAGCTtgtgccttttcttcttctttaggTTTCTCACCTTCCGGTGGTGGTGGAGGTGGTTCTTGCACTTTCTCCACAGTTTCCGTTTCGGTTTCTTTCTTCGGCGGTGCCTCCTCTTTCTCCGGCGGAGGAGGAACTGCCAGTTCGTTCACGTAGTAAATTTTTAAGCCTATTTCGCCTTGGATCATGCTCAGCAAGTGCTTCTTCTCCAACTCGTAGTAAACCAAAGCCTCTTCGCCTTTGTTGACGAACTGCGAGGAACTGAGGCGGATTCTTCCGAGGGAGTTGTTCCGGCGTGTGGCGCCGTATTTCTTGTCGTGGTAAACGTCGAGTTCGAGCATGTCACCGAAGATGTGATGCTGAGAGTGGGCGTGGACGTTGAAGGACAGCTTTTCGTTCCAGACCGGATTCAAGCCGCGAACCGCGGTCCTAGTCTTCCTCCGCTGGCCGTAGATGTCGACAACGACGTAGGGACTGGAGCTGCCGTGGCCGTCCTTGGGGACAAGGTGGTGAGCGTCGACAACCTCCACGATGAGTTTTCGAACAGTGGCCATTCTGAGGTTAGTTTCCGAAGTGTGCGTTTTGGATGATATAGTCTGTTTGTCTATCTCATGTCCTAACAAGTAAAAACCCTACTCTGCCAAGTTCAGGGTTCTTGTTCATCACCAAACCTTTGAAGCTTTTGTGGAATTCTTTGATGTGAATGGTTAgaatatgaatatgaatatgaatatgaatttgTGGAGTCTGAAGCAGAGAGCATGGGAAGGcctaacaaatttaaatttaaattgaaagaGGGTGCTTATCTTCATCTGCAACCACCTTTAGACCTTTGAAGCTTTTGGCCTCTTTTTGTCTGTCAAAACATTTTATTACTATCTTCCTTTTTGCTTTGCGTGTTAGGGATTTACAGAATTACATATCTTTACTACCTTCTGATCttaaatctaataaaaaaatatctaacaaattaatgaaaaaaatatttatttaaattatcttttatttcaaCTTTTAAACTATGTAAAACAATCAAATCTATTGGCAATGgtgtatttttaatataaacatatcaattaattttgctttaattagaatatatataatagaaaaaGTGATAGATAAAGAAATGATAAGAAATAGTATTGTGGTTTTTCTTAGCATGGAAGGTTGTTTGTCAAACATAGGCTTTACTTTTTGGCCGTCCTTTGAAGTAAAGGAAGACGCgggaatgttggaaaaaaaagaaagaaatagagaTGGAATTGGGTTTTGTGTCATCCACCCTAATTTTGAGGTCATCACTGGACGCAGCTTTAGTGTAATTATTCCTAATTTTGACGAAGACATCACATTACCTCAGTCTTGTCACACAACCCTAGGATCTAGGGATTCCTAATTCTTCATCATCTCACCAACATTGCCTCTGTTTTTTCTGCATGCCACTGCCTTCTAAACCACTCGCTTTCTTTATCATTATTTCCAAATATTCTTATGTTTTACTttacaaattattttcaataaatatcaAGCAAGATGTGCtcttttattatataacttaataaatattaaataaatttaactatcTTTCTTcatactataaaattaattattttttatatatacgaACGAgtccaaagaaaaagaaagcacTATAATTTAGTAAAggaatttattttatgaatttatactttataattgttcttcttaataaaatattatattataataaaataaaataaatttcagtTATGAGGTGAatgtaaaaaacaaaaactagtGTAATGATTCTTTATTACAAGATCCGTCTTCTCTCTTCAACACAACCGACCGTGTCATTGGTTATTTATgaatttcttcttttttattcataaaatcAGCCCCCAAAGAAAGATGAAAAGTGAAAACCTAAAGGATACGTACATGTTGTTAACAACTATAAACTTAGCGATAAATTATTTGATGGAGCTGTTGAAATATAGAAGCATGCATAAGAATAGTAAGAATTCACGGGGTTCATATACGTCTAATTCAAACGCTACAAGACTTTAACCATGCTGCACTTGTTAGCTCCTTCAAGGTACCATATCTTAACTACATGATCACAATAATACTACATGAATTGCTCATGTAGAGAGGCCAAGAAGTCGGAAAGAAAAAGAACCGTAAGTGAAAATCTTATGTGGAAagtagaaatatatatatatatatatatatatatatatatatatgtcagTTTGAGATATAcgtaaatatgataaaaaaaataatgttaatggAGTGTTAAAggacaaaattacaaaatagaaaatcaattaataaaagataaataaaagttttaatatGAAGTGAATAGGTTCATTAGTGAGTAGTACAAATAGATATAACATTTAGTTCTCTGGTTTCGCTTTTTAATGAATGATTAAGACAAAATACTAACTtaagttttgaaaaattcatGCAGATACAACACCTCATACCAAGAGACCGAGAGATATTTCTAAAAACACGAGTGACCGAGAGAAGGAATCAACGGAGGAAATGAGGACTGAGAAGGGCAAAGCAAAGGCGAATCTTGAAAAAACTATCCCCACGTAAAGTTTGTACAAGTACATTTTGGCGTCCACCGTGGGACGAGAGTGAAACGTTGAAGAAAAATGGTAGTCACAAGAGGGGAAAATCATATGAAGGAGGCAGAAGGTGGATAGGAGGACTTAATTATGACTATGCTAGTTAAGATCCATAAGGAGTTagagatgatgaagaagaagagtaCAGACGAAATAAAAGCTCTCAAGGCTGAAAACAAATATATGAAGCAAAAGCTTAAAGAAGAAAATACAATACCTTTAAATTCAACACGAGAATATGTGGAGACAGCTTTCAATAGCTTTGAAGTATCACACAAAAAACCTCGCACAGTGTCCCGTGATGTTGACAGGACCTCAATAAGAAAACACCCTTTTTCTTAAGGAATCATGGAAGTATTGTTGCCTGATAATTGGAAGAGTCCAACACTGGAGAAGTATGATGGAAGCATTGATCTTGATGAGCATGTTGTTATATATAGTACTTAAGTCAGCTTATACACCTCTAATGATGCCATTTTATGTAGAGTATTTTCGACAACGCTGAAAGGAGCTACATTGAGTTGGTTCACAAGATTACCACCTTATTCGATTGACTCTTTTGACACCTTGGTGATGAAATTTGGAGCTTAGTTTGCAACCAGTAGGCCACATCATTTGATGTTTATTGCATTGGTGAATATTCGACAGGAGAAGGAGAAACGGTTAAGGGCGTTTATGGAGAGGTTCGGCAAAGTAGCTTTGAGTATTCGTAATTTAAGATCTAAGGTAACCATGCACCATATGGTTACGACATTGAGACCAGGACCATTTGTTGATAGTTTATGTAAGCGGCCTGCAACGAATCTTGATGAGTTAAGGCAAAGATCAACAAAGTTTATGCAACTAGAAGAATTGAGAAGTCTCAAGAGTCAAATTCGGATGGAAGAGGGGGTTGATAGGAGGGAAAAGGAAGGAACCAGGTGGAAGAAGCCAAATGAGACATATCGAGGACCACGATTTACACGATACATGCCACACAATACTAATCGAGCAAAGATCTTGGAGGAAACCCTTAATATCGAGTTAATTCCTTTACCTAGAAAAATTCTTACTCCTAATAATCTTGATCATAACAAGCATTGCAGATACCTTAAGAATTTTGGCTATAACACAGAAGAATGCACAAGATTAAGAGATAGAATTGAAGAGTTGATTCAAACAGGACATCTTAAGCAATACGTGCAAATAAATGAAGGAAGAATATTTGATTCAAGAGATAGAAGCGTGCAACAAAGTGGGGGTAGAAGTTGGGagcaaagaagagaagaaaatcgAGAGGAAGGAAGGGAAAGAAGCCTTGAACCACGAATGAGAAAATATCACAATTATGAAAGGAGGGATAAAGGAAGAAGTCCAAGCTAGAGAGGAGGGAGAATCCCAATAAGGCCAATCAGAGGGGTAATCAATACTATATCTGGAGGATTTGTCGGAGGAGAAGTTTCGTCGTCATCAAGAAAGTGGCATGTAAGATCGTCAAGAACAACAAACTCAATCCATAGAAGAAGTATGCCAACAATAACGTTCACTGTTGAAGATTTTCAAGACATTGATCCTAATCAGAATGATCCAATGGTGATTACAATCGAAGTAGAGGACTTTGTGGTTATGAATACGTTAATAGatcattcaaaaaaaattaataacgaTTAACAAAGTTATAATGTTCATGCCGAAAGGTTAAGTGTATTACAGAGCCGAGAGGCCGAgaaatggaacaaaagataatatgcacttacaaaatataaagaaaagaatACATTAATCAATGTCAACAAGTTCATTATCTTCACGGTTATCATTGTTTCTGGCAGCAGTATCTTCattttcatcttcatcatcattagGAATCTCCCCAATAGGCATTAGTTGGCCTTTGTGAAAGTCTTTCATGACATCAAAATTCCCTTCATGAATAGGAATTTTATAAAAGTATTCGGCCTGTTGAAGAGCTTTAGTGAAGCCAAGTTTATGTTGTTCCAAAACATATTGTTGGGCTACTTCAACTTCTTTTTCATCTTTCTCTCGGTGACCTTGATCGGAGTTATAAGAGATTGTCATTCTTGTTAATTCTTGGCATATATTTTCCATTTCACTCATAAGTCGACCATGTTCATTAGTTAAATCTTCAATCTTAGTTTCCAAGGATTCCTTCATTGGACCACATTGAGAGTGCACATTTGTTATCCCTTTCATCTTTTTGGTCAAAGAAGTATTAGCATTAAGAGTTGCTTCAAGAGTTTGAGCTGAATCAGCTAATTCTTTCTTCAAACGTTCAAATTCAGCAATAGGCACGCCCTTTGCGGTCTCATCACCAAATCTTCTACAGACAAGTAGAGTTTGAGCCGCATGTTCGACAACAACATTAGAAAGTTGTTTTGGAGAAGAGTTTCGAAAAAGCTCTCTTTCGAAATTACTTAGGGGTTGaaatttgacaatattttgGAGTTGTACCATGACATTCATCCTCCTCCCCCACCTCAGAGACCAAAGCAGAAATGGCGATTAAGATATCgcaagaattaatggaggagatgaaaaaggagactCAGCGCATGCGGTTAGAGTTTGAGGAGAAGAATCGTCTGTTGCGACaggagtttctatcgcaacaactttGTGCTAAGCCACTTGTTACTCCCATTCCcaggagcacaaaggggagttatGCAGCTCCTACAACGTCAGGGGAGGATGTCATTGGACAGATAAGCCAATGTGAGTTACTAATAGAGGACGACATCTTTCCTCAGGTGGTGACCATTCGAAAAGTCTTTCAAGAGGTCActaccttacataacgttcctctcccCCTGATGTGGTGAAGGTAACAGTGGACAAAGTACGGGTATTTAATGTTTGTGTTCCACTACCTATAGATGAGGTAACAACCATGGTCGAAGTATTTCAGACATTCATAGCCTGGCCCAGACACCTCGTTCGAATTATACCAAAACCCCcgataataatttaatttcattatattaattaatatttatgtattacatctaatttaatacaaatgttctttactTTGTAGAAACCTCGTCGGAAATCAAGTTCGCAAAAGAAGTTTGCGGTTACCATTAACAATCCTATAGCTTCTTTATCATCAGCGGCTAAAGACATTGGTCAAAACCCACTCGAGGTTCCGTGGAATGATATGTTTTTTGGAAGAAACACTAACATGCCCATGTACATATACATGTGAAATGTGTTAGAATTTACAGGTAGAaaccaggagctcaatataattatagttcaattttttatgatgtgagtatctttacctatatttcaatttactttatgttaaattattattgattatgctttaactaataacttgtaggtaTTTGTATGGAGTTTCTATTAATGACGGAATCAAGATATTTATGGATTCTTGGATCCCTATTTGATTAATCTAATTGGAGCAAAGAAAGTTGAAACTCAGTAATACATCACTAACACTTTCATAGgggaaaaaaattatctttacccttatattaatgagtaatttcaattataagtcgtcaattattactatttcatgttttaaatatttactaatttttttcatGGATGATGTATGGGTCATTGGAAGTTACTTGTGTTATTCGTAGTTGATAATACTATTGTGTGGTTTTGTTCACTGCACAAGAAGTGATGTGATGGAAATAAtgagcaaaaacagtgagcttggcaatgaaattgccgaagggaattgaggcagaaaataggtcactctcaaagaaataatgtccttgcaccaatctgatcttgaggtcttggaatcctcaaatgaaagatgtcaaagcaagcacaccaatctcaaaggcaaccaccacaaaaccaatgaaacaataaagacaaacaagaaaaggtataagcaaagaaaggtaattgcaaaaggaaaacaatatgtaagacaaactcaaagagtaaagaatgaaagaaaagaaagaaaataaagaactcaatgagaaagtaggcacacaaaagaatacttaaggaaaaacactagagtagatgaagaaaacaaaaatttagctactggaaattatttttttaaaatgcaaactgttcttgatattcactgatttaactggaatgatgtagagcgaactggattatgaaatctaaaccacagaaacttcaagatgttaactcaataatggcactggaatcaattaaaaacagtaagccaattagttgagataaattttttaaaatcgctgccagattaccgtattcttttcggcagaattgtacactttttttattttatttatcattttttgtgtactttgaatttttgaatgattcttttttctactcttttctaacactttgaatatcacaaatccagaatttcagaattttccagtgagtaaatcaattgcaataaggaaaaacagtaagcacttttttttcagaaacagaggaatcctaataggaataaaaaacagaattatgaactagcaaagacataatggaaaatgatgtattggaacttgtataggtctagaatagaagtatgaactcaattctaaaaagaaaatgcacaaaggatcaatatcaattcagaaaattatatgacactaaagcaagaaacaatcaaaaacaataaaagtactactagaagtaatgacaattatggaataacatgactaagacaaaacttgacatgattcaaaaggaaaatactcaaacatatgataggcaaaagaattaaaacagcaagtaaactcaaaataagcctaaaacagaaacttaaattgcaagaaaattaaaagagctcttgaaataaagtgctacaacaactcaacaattaaacaagaacacacctaaactcatgataccacatgatgtgattccaatagcaagatatagatgattctttgacattttatggaatcaacttgagttggagatagcttaggcacttttaatagaattggatcaatgttctaagtttcaagaactcaccaaaacttgcaccaaacaccaaactcacatggaagacccatttcttgccaattgaaccgattaaaagatgtaaaaatgcaaatgaaccgattaaatttcttaacaaatgaaatgaaccgattaaaatgcttcaaaactgaaatgcaccgaacaaatccaaggagaaagaagatgaaccgattgaaacatgaaaataagcaagaacaccgaatagaaagcaagaaaggaacctaagacatgtttaggaattcaaataggcacggaaatggaatgagaagatggagaagaaagaggacttatgtggttgtagttcttggttgatgaacacgccacttgaagtgtgaatgctccaagataagtgtgcaatgtcgccacttgagagaaccaaggcactcaagatgagactaggaagaggagaaatcaaatctcactcactcaatcaccaaattgggagagtttctttactacaaattcTAAATCTGGAaaatacaaagggagcacctctatttatagcctaaggtgctgaaatgcaagctacacaaattcaaaaactccatcctaaaaagcttctagaattggcgcctaaaacaatgcatgaggaaggtgtgatcccttctctcattttggcacctccttatttactcctacacctatctactaacacaccccccctaagactcctaactaaagactaaaagatgctttaacaatagaggtttctaatgtttccctctaagcaccttcaacaatattctttattgttTAATACTTTCCCTTGCCCTttataggatggacttgggcttgggcttgggctttgggcttggacctctctttattttatgtcttcttttaattttgagaagactagaaggaagaacttcaagtgtgatggtgaatggcctcttccttcattaataaaatcctcctTTACTTGATTCTCATCAAGAAGTCATCCACACATCTAAAGCAAATAATTTATGTGTAATTACATTATAAACTTAACTACGTATGTTACTTAAACGTTTACTAACACAAATTTTTGTATTAATCAGGGCATGGCGTGGATATAGCATACTCAGAGGTCGACTCAATACAAATTATCAAAATCTGACATGGTTGAActtaaaggtttgtaatttttgtcttcctcttttcattgtttatcaatattaacttttaatttatattgaatTATAGAGTAATAGACAACCGGGaggctatgagtgtggctattacattatgcaatggatggttaccattgtaagactaggCATTCAAAAATATTGGGAGcaagtaataatatttaaattattctttataattctttaaagTATATATATCTTAACATTAATGTGAAACTTATTTTGTAATGCAGTTTTTTTACGGATGAGCAACCACTGCCTTTAGCCGCCATAGAGTATGTGAGACATGCATGGACCACATATTTCCTTAATTTCTATAACTGTAGAATAGCTAATCAATAGTATAGgaattagatagatagataggaatatgtattagtgtttgtaataaatttttattaatataattttgatgcaatcctagcttgcattttcatttgtagatcttcttcttcattgttttaatttgaatatcTTCTACAGATGATGAACACTATTACGGAAGCACAAAGAATTGTAGAAATTTTGGAAGAGATGAAAATTATATGGATGAATCTATGTGAGGTTAGGCCAACACTTAGTTTCTAGAGTGAGGTTAGGCCAACACTACTAGGAGGAGTCTAGAAATTTGTCTAGCAAGAAGACAACTCTAGAGAGAACTTTGAACAAGTAAAAGTGTCTCAATTGGacaacatttcattactcaaatcaacgttaaaaatcatgtacaagagattcctatttataggagaaagtctctcaaaacctctcaaatgagagtgtgacaagtgtcaccaccttattggtgcaaatcaTCTCCATTGAGGAGAAGGCATGTGGATcctcatgccttccttgcctacatttTTATTTGCAcctctcttttattattttacgcTCTACTTTCTTTGCTATTTACATCCTTCTTTACTTTGGCCCAAAATATAAGGCccaaaacttcctaactactTTGTACAATTCTCAGAAggttaagaaaaag
Proteins encoded in this region:
- the LOC137830913 gene encoding multiple C2 domain and transmembrane region protein 16, with translation MATVRKLIVEVVDAHHLVPKDGHGSSSPYVVVDIYGQRRKTRTAVRGLNPVWNEKLSFNVHAHSQHHIFGDMLELDVYHDKKYGATRRNNSLGRIRLSSSQFVNKGEEALVYYELEKKHLLSMIQGEIGLKIYYVNELAVPPPPEKEEAPPKKETETETVEKVQEPPPPPPEGEKPKEEEKAQAEPPTDPTVPEREAEPEQKPEQSEDGDQVNPLPADVDLDVKAASVSRSNSEIRFGGSNTPPPPAMRRSTSAGSFAASEASSEISMLMERSSFDLVEKMHYLFVHVVKARYLPTNGNPVAKIAVSGQHEVTSRPARKTTVFEWNQTFAFARNAPDSTSSVLEVSVWDPPASQALLGGVCFDVNEIPVRDPPDSPLAPQWYRLEGGGALHGDLMIATWMGTQADESFPDAWKSDTFANVNSRAKVYQSPKLWYLRATLLEAQDLLSLPFNSPKEACFQVKAKLGFQVLKSKTVLTRTGNVSWNTEDFIFVVTEPVSDHLELTLENRQSVAPATMGVLRIPLHAIERRVDDRIVQSRWFTFDNPNEKEENKPRVHLRLCFDGGYHVMDEAVNLCSDYRPTARQLWKAPVGTCELGIIGCKNLVSMKTVNGKSSTNAYCVAKYGNKWVRTRTVSDSTEPKWNEQYTWKVYDPSTVLTVGVFDSWTVPFIIDNDNDKNSDQNPGEPDFRIGKVRVRISTLQTGKVYRNTYPLLVLTPNAGLRKMGEIEIAIRFVCTTQRLDLLHVYLQPMLPLMHHIKPLGVVQQEALRSTAVRMVAGHLARAEPPLRKEVVFYMLDADSHNFSMRKVRANWYRIINVVTGVIDIVRWVEDTRGWRNPTATVLVHALLVMLVWFPDLIILTFCFYVFVVGAWNYRFRARDLLPHFDPKISMAEVVEREELDEEFDAAPSLRASEVVRVRYERLRTLGARVQTVLGDLATQGERVQAVVTWRDPHATGMFVFMCLVVAMVLYLVPSKMVAMACGFYYLRHPVFRDRLPSPALNFFRRLPSMSDRIM